Proteins encoded by one window of Bradyrhizobium sp. B097:
- a CDS encoding transporter substrate-binding domain-containing protein, translating to MFRALAGFALALLISVAQAQQASSRLDEIVKRGTLRVGMTGDYMPFTALDKETKAFRGFDVDMAQSLGKALGVKVEFVPTSWPQMMKDFEADNFDIAMGGVSITFDRQKKGLFSTPIMREGKTPIARCADKGKFETIAEIDKPGTRVIVNPGGTNERFARANVKAADIRVFNDNTKIFDEIAKGDADLMMTDASETRYQQKLHPGVLCAVHPDKPFDFAEKAYWMQRDAALKAFVDQWLHIAREDGSYAKVYAAWFE from the coding sequence ATGTTTCGCGCGCTGGCCGGTTTCGCTCTCGCTTTGCTCATTTCTGTCGCGCAAGCGCAGCAGGCCTCGTCCCGGCTCGATGAGATCGTCAAGCGCGGCACGCTGCGGGTCGGCATGACCGGCGACTACATGCCCTTCACGGCGCTCGACAAGGAGACCAAGGCATTTCGCGGTTTTGACGTCGACATGGCGCAATCGCTCGGCAAGGCGCTCGGCGTCAAGGTCGAGTTCGTTCCGACATCGTGGCCGCAGATGATGAAGGATTTCGAGGCCGACAATTTCGACATCGCGATGGGCGGCGTCTCCATCACCTTCGACCGGCAGAAGAAGGGCCTGTTCTCAACGCCGATCATGCGCGAGGGCAAGACGCCGATCGCGCGCTGCGCCGACAAGGGCAAGTTTGAGACGATCGCCGAGATCGACAAGCCCGGCACCCGCGTCATCGTCAATCCCGGCGGCACCAACGAGCGTTTTGCGCGCGCCAACGTGAAGGCCGCCGACATCCGTGTCTTCAACGACAACACCAAAATCTTCGACGAGATCGCCAAGGGCGACGCCGACCTGATGATGACCGACGCGTCCGAGACGCGCTATCAGCAGAAGCTGCATCCCGGCGTGCTCTGCGCCGTGCATCCCGACAAGCCGTTCGACTTCGCGGAAAAGGCCTACTGGATGCAGCGCGACGCCGCGTTGAAGGCGTTCGTCGACCAGTGGCTCCATATCGCGCGCGAAGACGGCAGCTACGCGAAGGTCTATGCCGCGTGGTTCGAATAG
- the ugpC gene encoding sn-glycerol-3-phosphate ABC transporter ATP-binding protein UgpC, which produces MADVSLRKVVKRYDEVEAVRGIDLDIADHEFVVLVGPSGCGKSTTLRMIAGLEDISDGDIMIGGDVVNDVPPKDRDIAMVFQNYALYPHMTVAENMSFGLRLKHYPKAEIKSRVTEAARMLDITDLIDRKPKQLSGGQRQRVAMGRAIVRNPKVFLFDEPLSNLDAKLRVQMRIEIKKVHQKVRTTTVYVTHDQVEAMTLADRVVVMNHGRIEQIGTPNELYHKPATRFVASFIGSPAMNFVPCRLEDVGGKLNVRLTDRLSFPLPPARAARYQGLSRTDKLLLGLRPEHVMEARPHAEPGIEPFDAMLDVTEPMGMETLVYFTLEGSPLCGRVNPNAGAQDGSPLRLAVDLNNMHLLNEVTGAVL; this is translated from the coding sequence ATGGCCGACGTCAGTTTGCGCAAGGTGGTGAAACGTTACGACGAGGTCGAGGCGGTGCGCGGCATCGACCTCGACATCGCCGACCATGAGTTCGTGGTGCTGGTCGGGCCGAGCGGCTGCGGCAAGTCGACGACGCTGCGGATGATCGCCGGCCTCGAGGACATTTCCGACGGCGATATCATGATCGGCGGCGATGTCGTCAACGATGTGCCGCCGAAGGACCGCGACATCGCAATGGTGTTCCAGAATTATGCGTTGTATCCGCACATGACCGTCGCCGAGAACATGTCATTCGGGCTGCGGCTGAAGCACTACCCCAAGGCCGAGATCAAGAGCCGGGTGACGGAAGCCGCCCGCATGCTCGACATCACCGACCTGATCGACCGCAAGCCGAAGCAGCTCTCCGGCGGCCAGCGCCAGCGCGTCGCGATGGGACGCGCGATCGTCCGCAACCCGAAGGTGTTCCTGTTCGACGAGCCGCTGTCCAATCTCGATGCCAAGCTGCGCGTGCAGATGCGGATCGAGATCAAGAAGGTGCACCAGAAGGTCCGCACCACGACCGTCTACGTCACCCACGACCAGGTCGAGGCGATGACGCTGGCCGACCGCGTAGTGGTGATGAACCACGGCAGGATCGAGCAGATCGGCACGCCCAACGAGCTCTATCACAAGCCGGCGACCCGGTTCGTCGCAAGCTTCATCGGCTCGCCCGCGATGAACTTCGTGCCATGCCGGCTCGAGGACGTCGGCGGCAAGCTCAACGTGCGGCTGACCGATCGCCTCTCGTTCCCGCTGCCGCCGGCGCGCGCCGCCCGCTACCAGGGCCTCTCCCGCACCGACAAGCTGCTGCTCGGTCTGCGGCCCGAGCATGTCATGGAGGCCCGGCCGCATGCCGAGCCCGGCATCGAGCCGTTCGATGCGATGCTCGACGTCACCGAGCCGATGGGCATGGAGACGCTGGTCTACTTCACGCTCGAGGGCTCCCCGCTCTGCGGCCGGGTCAACCCCAATGCCGGCGCGCAGGATGGCAGCCCGCTCCGATTGGCTGTGGACCTCAACAATATGCATTTGCTAAACGAGGTGACCGGCGCCGTGCTTTGA
- a CDS encoding hydroxyacid dehydrogenase translates to MATNKKKIFITQTLSTGARVLLNERDDVELVEFPNLISAKDFQAMLEQHAPVHGVALGATRFGEAELEASKGMLVVTRIGVGYDAVDVPALSRRKVPLMVAGTANSPSVAEQALFMMLTLAKRANEMHTMVKDGTWASRLGVLPFDLYGKTVLIVGFGRIGTRTAKRCLAMEMNVLVYDPYKAAGEITAAGCEAVPSLEAALPRADFVTIHCPKSPETVGLFNAARIRLMKPTAYLINTARGGIVDEKALHDALVSGKLAGAGLDVFEVEPPPVGQPLHALPNVIMAPHVAGVTVEAVDRMSEQTARNILSVLDGNPLRQNVINQDVFG, encoded by the coding sequence ATGGCTACCAACAAGAAGAAGATTTTCATCACCCAGACTCTGTCAACGGGGGCACGGGTCCTCCTCAATGAACGGGATGATGTAGAACTCGTCGAATTTCCCAACCTGATCTCGGCCAAGGACTTCCAGGCGATGCTGGAGCAGCATGCGCCGGTCCATGGCGTGGCGCTCGGCGCGACCCGCTTCGGCGAGGCGGAGCTCGAGGCCTCCAAGGGCATGCTGGTGGTGACCCGGATCGGCGTCGGCTATGACGCGGTCGATGTGCCGGCATTGTCGCGCCGCAAGGTGCCGCTGATGGTCGCAGGCACCGCGAACTCACCGTCGGTCGCCGAGCAGGCCTTGTTCATGATGCTGACGCTGGCCAAGCGCGCGAACGAGATGCACACGATGGTCAAGGATGGCACCTGGGCGAGCCGGCTCGGGGTGCTGCCGTTCGATCTCTACGGCAAGACCGTGCTGATCGTCGGCTTCGGCCGCATCGGCACCCGTACCGCCAAGCGCTGCCTCGCGATGGAAATGAATGTGCTGGTGTACGATCCCTACAAGGCGGCCGGCGAGATCACCGCGGCCGGCTGTGAGGCGGTGCCGAGCCTCGAAGCGGCGCTGCCGCGGGCGGATTTCGTCACGATCCATTGCCCGAAATCGCCCGAAACGGTCGGCCTGTTCAACGCCGCGCGCATCAGGCTGATGAAGCCGACCGCCTACCTCATCAACACCGCCCGCGGCGGCATCGTGGATGAGAAGGCGCTGCACGACGCGCTGGTGTCGGGCAAGCTTGCCGGCGCCGGCCTCGACGTGTTCGAGGTCGAGCCTCCGCCGGTCGGCCAGCCCCTGCACGCTTTGCCAAATGTGATCATGGCACCGCACGTCGCGGGTGTGACCGTGGAGGCTGTGGATCGCATGAGCGAGCAGACCGCGCGCAATATCCTGAGCGTGCTGGACGGCAATCCGCTGCGCCAGAACGTGATCAATCAGGACGTCTTCGGCTGA
- a CDS encoding amidase yields the protein MAFKEFGNYDAVGLAELVRKRDVTAKELLDEAIARTAAVDPKINAVVVKHYDYAERQIAKGLPDSPFTGVPFLLKDLDLLEGTRTTSGASLLKDFVADHNGTLTQRFLDAGLAIFGKSASPEFGLMPTTESRLFGPTRNPWNLDHSSGGSSGGAGAAVAARILPVAHASDGGGSIRIPASASGVFGMKPTRARNPCGPDRGEGWGGFSVGHVLSISVRDSAVMMDAIHGPEPSSLYVAPAPERPFSQEVGRDPGLLRISFTDKSPYGDAVDPEIAAAVRDIAKLLEGLGHHVEERAPPLAADPAAVMTTIVGGNTALTIRLLEQRVGRTLTSDDVERLTLASGQNSVKMTPADYVAAQLAAFQISRGLATFFEGCDIFLSPTLCAPPLRIGELNTMSEDLSHIAPVLRRYMPGTSMFNMSGQPAMSVPLAWNKAGLPLGMMFAAKLGEEGLLFRLAGQLEQVRPWKDRRPPVCA from the coding sequence ATGGCTTTCAAGGAATTCGGCAACTACGATGCGGTCGGTCTGGCCGAGCTCGTCCGCAAGAGGGATGTCACGGCAAAGGAGCTACTCGACGAGGCGATTGCGCGCACCGCTGCCGTCGATCCGAAGATCAACGCGGTCGTCGTCAAGCACTACGACTACGCCGAGCGCCAGATCGCCAAAGGGTTGCCTGACAGCCCCTTCACCGGCGTGCCGTTCCTGCTCAAGGATCTCGATCTGCTCGAGGGCACCCGCACCACGTCGGGCGCCAGCCTGCTGAAGGACTTCGTTGCGGACCATAACGGTACGCTGACCCAGCGTTTCCTCGATGCGGGTCTTGCGATCTTCGGCAAGAGCGCGAGCCCGGAATTCGGCCTGATGCCGACGACGGAATCCCGCCTGTTCGGCCCGACCCGCAATCCCTGGAATCTCGACCATTCCTCCGGCGGCTCGTCCGGCGGCGCGGGGGCTGCGGTCGCCGCGCGCATCCTGCCCGTCGCGCATGCCAGCGACGGCGGCGGCTCGATCCGGATCCCCGCCTCCGCCTCCGGCGTGTTCGGCATGAAGCCGACGCGCGCCCGCAACCCGTGCGGTCCCGATCGCGGCGAAGGCTGGGGCGGCTTCTCCGTTGGCCATGTGCTGAGCATCAGCGTCCGCGACAGCGCGGTCATGATGGATGCGATCCATGGTCCGGAGCCGTCGAGCCTCTACGTCGCGCCGGCGCCGGAGCGACCGTTTTCCCAGGAGGTCGGCCGCGACCCCGGCCTTCTGCGCATCAGCTTCACTGACAAGTCGCCCTATGGCGATGCTGTTGATCCCGAGATCGCCGCGGCGGTTCGCGACATCGCCAAGCTGCTCGAGGGCCTCGGCCACCATGTCGAGGAGCGCGCACCGCCGCTTGCCGCCGATCCCGCCGCGGTCATGACGACCATCGTCGGCGGCAATACGGCGCTGACCATCCGCCTGCTCGAACAGCGCGTCGGGCGCACGCTGACGTCGGACGATGTCGAGCGGCTGACGCTCGCCAGCGGCCAGAACTCGGTCAAGATGACCCCCGCCGACTACGTCGCCGCGCAGCTTGCGGCGTTCCAGATCTCGCGCGGGCTTGCGACCTTCTTCGAGGGCTGCGACATCTTCCTCAGCCCGACGCTGTGCGCGCCGCCGCTTCGCATTGGCGAGCTGAACACGATGTCCGAGGACCTGAGCCACATCGCGCCGGTGCTGCGCCGCTACATGCCGGGCACCTCGATGTTCAACATGTCCGGGCAGCCGGCGATGTCGGTGCCGCTGGCCTGGAACAAGGCCGGTCTGCCGCTCGGCATGATGTTCGCGGCCAAGCTCGGCGAGGAAGGACTGCTGTTCCGCCTGGCCGGCCAGCTCGAACAGGTTCGCCCCTGGAAGGACCGCCGGCCGCCCGTCTGCGCCTAG